In uncultured Bacteroides sp., one genomic interval encodes:
- a CDS encoding DUF3795 domain-containing protein codes for MKQLIACCGLDCENCDARIATVENDNELREKTAQKWSSMNNAPKITAATINCMGCRVDGAKFAYCSDYCEIRKCVHEKGFNTCGDCKELDNCQIVGPVFEHAPSAKENLLS; via the coding sequence ATGAAACAATTGATTGCATGTTGCGGATTAGATTGCGAAAATTGCGACGCCCGCATAGCCACTGTCGAAAATGACAATGAGTTAAGAGAAAAAACCGCTCAGAAGTGGAGTTCAATGAACAATGCACCGAAAATTACAGCAGCAACCATAAATTGCATGGGTTGTCGTGTAGACGGAGCCAAATTTGCATATTGCAGTGATTATTGCGAAATCCGCAAATGCGTACACGAAAAGGGGTTTAATACCTGCGGCGACTGCAAAGAATTGGATAATTGCCAGATAGTTGGTCCTGTTTTTGAGCATGCACCCAGCGCTAAAGAAAATCTATTATCCTAG
- a CDS encoding glycoside hydrolase family 88 protein — MKRQITYLFIVLFFIACSVKINATVKLPAIFSDNMVLQQNTWINIWGTASANEKVAITTSWNFKRYVTTADAAGKWELKIKTPRATKEQNITVKGENVIKINNVLIGEVWLCTGQSNMEFQVAKDKGWKTGMLNEEEEMKDADYPEIRLFHVEHQLSPEGPKDDCVGHWVVCNPTNLKEFSAVGFVFGRKLYKSLNVPVGLIQSTWGGTHAESWMKREVMESKPLYADVLQDFALSNVKREKDYCKVPATLWNGMINPILPFTIKGNIWYQGESNSVRFEKYQEVLTDLINSWRKEWAQPEMPFYFVQIAPQYKQPAGIREAQLKTWQTVKNTGMAVITDVGDSTDIHPRNKRVTGERLALWALAKTYGRNCAYSGPLYKSMKISGNKAILTFDYVEGGLTSKGNPLKGFFIAGTDRRFYPAKAVIVNNKVEVSAPEVLEPVAVRYGWGFFFRTNLYNEAGLPAVPFRTDSFQEDTYARRFADSEMRRFPKAYMLDHGKKPFFGYAQGVGCCAMLKMWKQTGDKRYFNYVKVWADSLISDNGDIYLYDKSTYNVDFVNSGKVLFDIYKETGNKKYKLAMDVLIKQLKDQPRTLEGGYWHKLVYQHQIWLDGIYMASPFMAQYGAEFGQPEWIDEAVKQITLCHKHTYDPKTGLYYHAWDESKSQRWANPETGLSPNFWGRSIGWYFMAMVDALDFIPAGHEGREVIIKQIQGLAEALPKYQDKDGLWYQVLDQPKREGNFPEASVTTQFMYAYAKAVNKGYLDKKYRAYAEKAFDGLKNKLIKENEDGTLTLTRCCQVGGLGGNPYRDGSFEYYIGEKMRDNDAKATGPYIMGCIELGH, encoded by the coding sequence ATGAAAAGACAAATCACTTATTTATTTATTGTTTTATTTTTTATTGCATGTTCGGTTAAGATCAATGCAACGGTTAAGCTGCCTGCTATATTTTCTGATAATATGGTGTTGCAGCAGAATACATGGATTAATATCTGGGGTACAGCTTCTGCAAATGAGAAAGTAGCCATTACTACTTCATGGAATTTTAAAAGATATGTTACGACTGCTGATGCTGCCGGAAAGTGGGAGTTGAAGATCAAAACTCCTAGAGCAACAAAAGAACAGAATATTACTGTAAAGGGTGAAAATGTGATCAAAATCAATAATGTATTGATTGGTGAGGTTTGGCTTTGTACAGGACAGTCGAATATGGAATTCCAGGTTGCTAAAGATAAAGGCTGGAAAACCGGAATGTTGAATGAAGAAGAAGAAATGAAGGATGCTGATTATCCAGAGATTCGACTATTTCATGTAGAGCATCAACTATCTCCTGAAGGACCAAAGGATGATTGCGTAGGACATTGGGTTGTATGTAATCCGACTAACCTTAAAGAGTTTTCTGCCGTAGGTTTTGTATTTGGTCGCAAGCTTTATAAAAGTTTGAATGTTCCTGTGGGTTTAATTCAGTCTACCTGGGGTGGAACTCATGCAGAATCGTGGATGAAGAGAGAAGTGATGGAAAGCAAACCTCTTTATGCAGACGTTCTTCAGGATTTTGCTTTGAGTAATGTAAAAAGAGAAAAAGATTATTGTAAAGTTCCGGCTACTTTATGGAATGGTATGATTAATCCTATTCTTCCTTTCACAATTAAAGGAAATATTTGGTATCAGGGTGAATCAAACTCTGTACGTTTTGAAAAGTATCAGGAAGTCCTTACCGATTTAATTAACAGCTGGCGTAAGGAATGGGCGCAACCGGAAATGCCTTTCTACTTTGTGCAAATTGCTCCTCAGTATAAACAACCTGCAGGAATTCGTGAAGCTCAGTTGAAAACCTGGCAAACAGTTAAGAATACGGGTATGGCTGTGATTACTGATGTGGGCGATTCTACAGATATTCATCCTCGTAATAAACGTGTTACAGGAGAACGCCTTGCATTATGGGCATTGGCTAAAACTTATGGAAGAAATTGTGCATATTCAGGTCCGCTATATAAATCAATGAAAATTTCGGGTAATAAAGCTATCCTTACTTTTGATTATGTAGAAGGTGGACTAACATCAAAAGGTAATCCTTTGAAGGGTTTCTTTATTGCTGGTACCGACAGACGCTTCTATCCGGCGAAAGCTGTGATTGTTAATAATAAGGTTGAAGTTTCCGCACCAGAAGTGCTTGAGCCTGTTGCCGTTCGTTATGGATGGGGATTTTTCTTCCGTACAAACTTATATAATGAAGCTGGCCTTCCTGCAGTTCCTTTCCGTACAGATTCTTTTCAGGAAGATACTTATGCCAGACGTTTTGCTGATTCTGAAATGAGACGTTTCCCTAAGGCTTATATGCTAGATCATGGAAAGAAACCTTTCTTTGGTTATGCTCAGGGTGTGGGTTGCTGCGCAATGCTTAAAATGTGGAAACAGACAGGTGATAAACGTTATTTCAATTATGTAAAAGTTTGGGCTGATAGTCTTATCAGTGATAATGGCGACATTTATCTGTATGACAAGTCTACTTATAATGTTGATTTTGTGAATTCAGGTAAAGTTCTGTTTGATATATATAAGGAAACTGGTAATAAGAAGTATAAGCTTGCCATGGATGTTCTTATCAAGCAATTAAAAGATCAGCCAAGAACTTTGGAAGGAGGCTATTGGCATAAGTTGGTTTACCAACATCAAATATGGTTGGATGGTATTTATATGGCTTCTCCTTTTATGGCTCAGTATGGTGCTGAGTTTGGTCAACCTGAATGGATTGATGAGGCTGTTAAGCAAATCACTCTTTGCCATAAACATACTTATGATCCTAAAACAGGTCTTTATTATCATGCTTGGGATGAAAGCAAATCACAGCGTTGGGCTAATCCGGAAACCGGACTTTCTCCAAACTTCTGGGGAAGAAGTATCGGATGGTATTTCATGGCTATGGTTGATGCGCTTGATTTTATTCCGGCAGGACACGAAGGACGCGAAGTTATCATTAAACAAATACAAGGATTAGCTGAAGCGCTTCCTAAATATCAGGATAAAGATGGACTATGGTATCAGGTTCTTGACCAACCTAAACGAGAAGGTAACTTCCCTGAAGCATCTGTTACTACTCAGTTTATGTATGCGTATGCAAAAGCTGTAAATAAAGGATATCTTGATAAGAAATATCGTGCTTATGCAGAAAAAGCTTTTGATGGATTGAAAAATAAGCTTATTAAGGAAAATGAAGATGGAACACTTACACTGACACGTTGTTGCCAGGTTGGTGGCTTGGGTGGAAATCCTTATCGTGACGGAAGTTTTGAATATTATATTGGAGAAAAAATGCGCGATAATGATGCTAAGGCTACAGGTCCTTATATAATGGGATGTATAGAATTGGGACATTAA
- a CDS encoding glycoside hydrolase family 28 protein yields the protein MILKTKLFLAVLALSGAVFASGNSDKYNSLYKNLPFDMPHIKAPVFPSNRVNIADFGVKGNGVDLCTEAFSKAIESLSKKGGGELFVPGGVWFTGPIVLKSNINLHLEKGAIILFSPDVDLYPLVETSFEGLDTRRCQSPISGRNLTNVAITGEGAIDGNGDYWRPVKRQKVTESQWKEFTSRGGAYKRDDYWFPSEKTLLGDKIADMNVPRNLKTEEEWLAVKNFLRPVMVSLIECKNVYLQGVIFQNSPAWNLHPLMCENIIIEDVAVRNPSFAQNGDGLDLESCKNALIINSTFDVGDDGICLKSGKDEDGRRRARPCENVIVDNCTVFKGHGGFVVGSEMSGGVKNVMVTNCKFLGTDVGLRFKSRRGRGGVVENIFIKDVSMMDIATEPLLFDLYYAGKSAVEVLEDGEEGQPKVRVLPKVDEATPAFKNIHVKGLNCSNARRAMFFNGLPEQNIHGIVIEDVFVTSKIGGEIAESDHIKLNNVTIHPAEGPALIIRNCKEVNLGDFKGDVKRINDPE from the coding sequence ATGATTTTGAAAACAAAACTTTTTCTTGCTGTTTTAGCTTTGAGTGGTGCTGTGTTTGCGTCGGGTAACTCTGATAAGTATAATTCTTTATATAAAAATCTTCCTTTTGATATGCCTCATATTAAGGCGCCTGTATTTCCTTCCAATAGAGTTAATATTGCAGACTTTGGTGTAAAAGGTAATGGTGTTGATTTATGTACCGAGGCTTTTAGTAAGGCAATAGAAAGTTTAAGTAAAAAAGGTGGTGGTGAGCTATTTGTTCCTGGTGGTGTTTGGTTTACGGGTCCCATTGTTTTGAAGAGTAATATAAATCTTCATCTTGAAAAAGGAGCAATTATCTTGTTCTCTCCGGATGTTGATCTTTATCCACTTGTCGAAACATCTTTTGAAGGACTTGACACACGTCGTTGTCAGTCGCCAATTTCAGGTCGGAATCTTACCAATGTAGCTATAACAGGTGAAGGAGCAATTGATGGTAATGGAGATTACTGGCGTCCGGTTAAAAGACAGAAAGTAACAGAAAGTCAATGGAAAGAGTTTACTTCACGGGGTGGAGCTTATAAACGTGATGATTACTGGTTCCCTTCAGAGAAAACATTGCTGGGTGATAAAATAGCAGATATGAATGTTCCTCGTAATCTGAAAACAGAAGAAGAGTGGCTTGCTGTTAAAAACTTCCTTCGTCCGGTAATGGTAAGCCTGATAGAATGTAAAAATGTATATCTTCAAGGTGTTATATTTCAAAATTCTCCGGCATGGAATCTTCATCCGTTAATGTGTGAGAATATAATTATCGAGGATGTTGCAGTTCGGAATCCTTCTTTTGCTCAGAATGGAGATGGGCTTGATCTTGAATCATGCAAAAATGCTTTGATCATTAATAGTACATTTGATGTTGGCGATGACGGTATTTGTCTTAAATCGGGTAAAGATGAAGATGGCCGACGTCGTGCCCGTCCATGTGAAAATGTAATTGTTGATAATTGCACGGTTTTTAAAGGTCATGGAGGTTTTGTTGTTGGTAGTGAAATGTCTGGTGGCGTAAAGAATGTGATGGTTACAAACTGCAAATTTCTTGGAACAGATGTAGGGCTTCGTTTTAAGAGCCGTCGTGGACGAGGAGGTGTTGTAGAAAATATCTTTATAAAGGATGTTAGCATGATGGATATTGCTACTGAGCCGCTGCTGTTTGATCTTTATTATGCAGGGAAATCAGCTGTAGAGGTTTTGGAAGATGGGGAAGAAGGACAGCCTAAAGTGAGAGTATTGCCTAAGGTTGATGAAGCTACACCGGCTTTTAAGAATATTCATGTAAAAGGCTTAAATTGTAGTAATGCACGCCGTGCTATGTTTTTTAATGGCTTGCCAGAGCAAAATATACATGGTATAGTCATAGAAGATGTTTTTGTAACTTCAAAAATTGGAGGAGAAATAGCAGAATCAGATCATATTAAACTTAATAATGTGACAATACATCCCGCTGAGGGACCTGCTTTAATTATCAGAAACTGTAAAGAAGTGAATCTTGGTGACTTTAAAGGGGATGTAAAACGTATAAATGATCCCGAATAA
- a CDS encoding Fic family protein encodes MTNDIWKEIETLNQEFINLGISQSVDYEKYYLYSLITHSTAIEGSTLTEMETQLLFDEGITAKGKPLVHHLMNEDLKQAYEFAMAEAKLDIVITPTFLQNLNAMLMRTTGSVHSTIAGSFDSSKGEYRLCGVTAGVGGRSYMNYLKVPVKMEEFCTTINSRLKSAASLKEQYNLSFNVHLNLVTIHPWVDGNGRTSRLLMNYLQFFYGLFPTKIFKEDRDDYILSLQQSQDEEHNTPFLDFMAIQLKKSLSLEIERYNNSRKKGFHLMF; translated from the coding sequence ATGACAAACGATATTTGGAAAGAAATAGAAACCCTAAATCAAGAATTTATAAATCTTGGTATTAGTCAATCGGTAGACTATGAAAAGTACTATCTCTATTCGCTTATTACTCATTCTACTGCTATTGAAGGGTCTACTCTTACGGAAATGGAAACTCAGCTTCTTTTTGATGAAGGGATAACGGCTAAAGGTAAACCGTTGGTTCATCACTTGATGAATGAAGATTTAAAACAAGCCTATGAATTTGCGATGGCAGAAGCTAAGCTGGATATTGTTATTACCCCAACATTCTTGCAGAATTTAAACGCAATGCTTATGCGGACCACTGGTAGTGTGCATAGTACAATTGCTGGTTCGTTTGATTCTTCAAAAGGTGAGTATCGTCTATGTGGGGTGACGGCCGGTGTTGGTGGGCGCTCTTATATGAACTACTTGAAGGTTCCTGTTAAGATGGAGGAATTTTGTACTACTATAAACAGTCGGTTGAAATCTGCGGCTTCATTAAAAGAACAGTATAATTTAAGTTTTAATGTGCATCTTAATCTTGTTACAATTCATCCTTGGGTGGATGGTAATGGAAGAACTTCTCGTTTGTTAATGAATTATTTGCAGTTTTTTTATGGGCTTTTTCCTACTAAAATATTTAAGGAAGATAGAGATGATTATATTCTTTCTTTGCAGCAATCGCAGGATGAAGAACATAATACTCCTTTTCTTGACTTTATGGCTATACAGTTAAAAAAGTCTTTGTCTTTGGAAATTGAGAGATACAATAATTCACGTAAGAAAGGATTCCATTTAATGTTTTAA
- a CDS encoding helix-turn-helix domain-containing protein: protein MENVNKATQLAMAVIPESFLNEVKQELGEVKNLLQKKSEEEVNNQWIESAEVRKMLGVSQKTWQTYRDKRVIPFSQFGSKIYVKRKDLNKFMEDHYISSNN, encoded by the coding sequence ATGGAAAATGTAAACAAGGCTACACAGTTAGCAATGGCAGTAATCCCAGAATCATTCCTGAATGAAGTTAAACAGGAACTGGGAGAAGTTAAGAACCTTCTTCAAAAGAAATCAGAAGAAGAAGTAAACAATCAGTGGATTGAATCAGCAGAAGTCAGAAAGATGCTGGGAGTATCACAAAAGACATGGCAAACCTATCGGGATAAAAGAGTAATCCCCTTCAGTCAGTTTGGTTCTAAAATCTACGTAAAGAGAAAAGACCTTAACAAGTTTATGGAAGATCATTACATAAGTAGTAACAACTAA
- a CDS encoding site-specific integrase, whose protein sequence is MATSFTFELSSKPNRKGGYVIYLRITQNRKLKRVKTSIELKRKTDFNPKAKQENWIRTSEPNYKSWNEALSKELEKAKTTYRELKEDGLATSEKIISTIQAGEKTSSFLQYAKDRTNEIYQAGGFRNWKKYNGFINKLEGFLTDKKGNCKDLTFSELTPSLLSKFEVYLHTLKNERQPEKKLHPNTIQVNFNIFKTIVNRAIEIEGLIKPEKNPFMAFSYKGVKTAKEKLNGDEIKLIEALSLSEGSLLWHCRNYFLFSFYCAGIRAGDLIQLRWLNITSEGRLEYEMGKNHKYRDVYLIDKAKDILKCYYKEESNPSDYIFPLLDNKASYSKAITQEDKDTLPPDLKVKLYNQIGAKNALINKSLKKLGEMAKIEKHISFHIARHSFAKVAKDKHIDNLNLKSLFAHSSVKITEGYMGDFDTSNNDKAMVTIFEEKESPKDKLKALLEKMNTEEIEALLQEVKKE, encoded by the coding sequence ATGGCAACTTCATTCACATTTGAGCTAAGCAGCAAGCCCAACAGAAAAGGAGGATATGTAATTTACCTTCGGATTACTCAAAACAGAAAACTGAAAAGGGTAAAAACATCTATTGAATTAAAAAGAAAAACAGATTTTAACCCCAAAGCAAAACAGGAAAATTGGATTAGAACCTCAGAACCAAACTATAAAAGCTGGAATGAGGCACTTTCTAAAGAACTGGAGAAGGCGAAAACAACCTATCGGGAATTAAAAGAAGATGGGCTGGCAACATCAGAAAAGATCATATCTACAATTCAGGCAGGGGAAAAAACTTCTTCCTTTCTTCAATACGCAAAGGATAGAACAAATGAAATCTATCAGGCTGGAGGCTTCAGGAACTGGAAGAAGTATAATGGCTTTATAAACAAATTAGAAGGCTTCCTGACTGACAAGAAGGGGAACTGTAAAGACCTGACATTTTCAGAATTAACCCCTTCCCTATTATCTAAGTTTGAAGTGTATCTTCACACACTAAAAAATGAAAGACAGCCCGAAAAGAAACTACACCCAAACACTATTCAGGTAAACTTCAACATCTTTAAAACAATAGTAAACAGAGCTATTGAAATAGAAGGATTAATAAAGCCTGAAAAGAATCCTTTCATGGCATTTTCGTATAAAGGAGTTAAGACAGCAAAGGAGAAATTAAATGGAGATGAAATAAAGCTAATAGAAGCACTTTCTTTGTCTGAAGGTAGTCTTTTATGGCATTGCAGAAATTACTTCTTATTTAGTTTCTATTGCGCTGGAATCAGAGCAGGAGATCTTATACAGTTAAGATGGTTAAATATAACATCAGAAGGAAGACTGGAGTATGAAATGGGGAAGAATCATAAATATAGAGATGTTTATCTGATTGATAAAGCAAAAGACATTCTAAAATGTTATTATAAAGAAGAATCCAATCCCTCAGATTACATATTCCCTTTATTAGATAATAAAGCTTCTTATTCAAAAGCAATCACACAGGAAGACAAAGACACTTTACCCCCTGATCTAAAAGTTAAGCTATACAATCAAATAGGAGCTAAAAATGCACTGATAAACAAAAGCCTGAAAAAGCTGGGAGAAATGGCAAAAATTGAAAAACATATATCTTTCCACATTGCCCGACACAGTTTCGCAAAAGTCGCAAAAGATAAGCATATAGATAATTTGAACCTAAAAAGTTTATTTGCTCACAGCTCAGTTAAAATCACTGAAGGATATATGGGAGACTTCGACACTTCAAACAATGACAAAGCAATGGTGACTATATTTGAGGAAAAAGAATCCCCAAAAGATAAACTAAAAGCCTTACTGGAAAAGATGAATACGGAAGAAATAGAAGCCCTTCTTCAGGAAGTCAAAAAAGAATAA
- a CDS encoding glycosyl hydrolase — protein MMIKRILLVSCFSSFYIYCSAQQLGWPAVKTEAKPAARWWWLGSAVDEKNLTFNLQEYSHAGMGTMEITPIYGVKSNEARDISFLSPAWMKMLRHTESEAKRLDMQMDMNTGTGWPFGGPEVSIEDAASKVLFEEYQLNGGERLNTNIQVSDEKQKSIATLYRLMAFSDNGQRKDITSKVDKQGKLNWIAPAGKWRLIAVFNGKTLQKVKRAAPGGEGYVMNHFSHKAVANYLNRFEKAFASTKTPYPHNFFNDSYEVYNADWTPDLLEQFYKRRGYKLEEYLPEFLNKNRNEITARIISDYRETIAELLQENFTSQWTNWAHSHGSMTRNQAHGSPGNLIDLYATVDVPECEGFGLSNFGIKGLRKDSLTLKNFSDLSMLKYASSAAHISGKPYTSAETFTWLTEHFRTSLSQCKPDIDLMFVSGINHTYFHGTPYSPQDAKWPGWLFYASINMSPTNTIWHDVPAFFQYITRCQSFLQMGKPDNDFLVYLPVYDMWNDVNGRLLQFDIHKMEKNAPKFIETVHKINQSGYDVDYISDNFIRNTKCVDGMLLTKGGVRYKAIIIPAVKKMPDDVLAHLISLAEQGAKIIFIENYPLDVPGFSKLEQRRSHFKNLLSLLPAAPDFKETICKSLKKGTVITGSDYLKTLAATGVVNENMKTINGLNCIRRSNESGYHYFIASLQPKDVEGWINLGVKAVSAVIYNPLNGESGKAKIRQANGRTQVYVQIKSGESVILKTFTNDDVQMADWQYTVPQTVGLTIDNNWKLHFVQSKPEIDDVYNIGKLCSWTELNEPKAKVNMGTGVYSVNFNLPAIAAEEWVLDLGDVRESARVKINGKEVATLWSVPFTAKVGKFLKHGENKIEVEVTNLPANRIADYDRRGIEWRNFKEINLVDINYKSTKYGNWEVVPSGLLGPVKLIPVNLINK, from the coding sequence ATGATGATAAAAAGAATTTTATTAGTTAGTTGCTTTTCCTCATTTTATATCTATTGTTCTGCTCAGCAGCTAGGATGGCCTGCTGTAAAAACAGAAGCAAAACCTGCAGCACGTTGGTGGTGGCTTGGAAGTGCAGTAGATGAAAAGAATCTTACTTTTAATTTGCAGGAATATTCTCATGCAGGCATGGGAACAATGGAGATTACTCCTATTTATGGAGTAAAGAGTAATGAAGCTCGTGATATTAGTTTTCTTTCACCTGCGTGGATGAAGATGTTACGTCATACAGAGTCTGAAGCGAAAAGGCTGGATATGCAAATGGATATGAATACTGGTACAGGTTGGCCTTTTGGTGGACCTGAAGTTAGTATTGAAGATGCTGCAAGTAAGGTCTTATTTGAAGAATACCAACTAAATGGAGGTGAACGTCTTAATACTAATATTCAGGTTTCTGACGAAAAGCAGAAATCTATTGCTACTCTTTATCGTTTAATGGCTTTTTCTGATAATGGTCAACGCAAAGATATTACTTCAAAAGTAGATAAACAGGGCAAACTAAACTGGATTGCTCCTGCCGGTAAATGGAGATTGATTGCTGTGTTTAATGGTAAAACTTTACAGAAAGTAAAGCGTGCAGCTCCTGGTGGTGAAGGATATGTAATGAACCATTTTTCACACAAAGCTGTAGCTAACTATCTTAATCGTTTTGAAAAAGCTTTTGCTTCTACAAAAACTCCTTATCCTCATAATTTCTTTAATGATTCTTACGAAGTATATAATGCAGACTGGACTCCGGATCTTCTTGAACAATTCTATAAACGTCGTGGATACAAGCTGGAGGAATATCTTCCGGAATTTTTGAATAAGAATCGAAATGAGATAACAGCCCGGATTATTTCCGATTATAGGGAAACTATAGCTGAGTTGCTTCAGGAAAACTTTACCAGTCAGTGGACTAACTGGGCTCATTCTCATGGAAGCATGACTCGTAATCAGGCTCACGGTTCACCCGGTAATCTTATTGATCTTTATGCTACTGTAGATGTACCGGAATGCGAAGGTTTTGGTCTTTCGAATTTTGGCATTAAAGGTTTAAGAAAGGACTCATTGACTTTGAAGAATTTCTCTGATCTTTCTATGTTGAAATATGCATCTTCTGCAGCGCACATTTCCGGGAAACCTTATACTTCTGCCGAAACATTTACCTGGCTTACTGAACATTTCCGTACTTCATTGTCTCAATGTAAGCCTGATATTGATTTGATGTTTGTTTCGGGTATAAATCATACTTATTTTCATGGAACTCCTTATTCCCCTCAAGATGCAAAGTGGCCGGGCTGGTTGTTCTATGCATCAATAAATATGTCGCCTACTAATACAATCTGGCATGATGTTCCTGCGTTTTTCCAGTATATTACTCGTTGCCAGTCTTTCTTGCAAATGGGGAAACCGGATAATGATTTTCTTGTTTATTTGCCGGTTTATGATATGTGGAATGATGTGAATGGTCGTTTGTTGCAGTTTGATATTCATAAAATGGAGAAAAATGCTCCAAAGTTTATTGAAACTGTTCATAAAATTAATCAAAGCGGATATGATGTAGATTATATTTCTGATAATTTTATCCGCAATACAAAGTGTGTTGATGGCATGCTACTTACAAAAGGTGGAGTTAGATATAAAGCAATTATTATTCCTGCAGTGAAAAAGATGCCGGATGATGTATTAGCTCACCTCATATCTCTTGCAGAGCAAGGTGCTAAAATTATTTTTATAGAGAATTATCCGTTGGATGTTCCTGGATTTTCTAAATTGGAACAGAGACGTTCTCATTTTAAAAACTTATTGAGTCTGCTTCCTGCTGCTCCCGATTTTAAAGAGACAATATGTAAGTCTTTGAAAAAAGGAACGGTTATTACCGGAAGCGACTATCTGAAAACATTGGCTGCAACAGGTGTTGTAAACGAAAACATGAAAACCATTAATGGTTTGAACTGTATCCGTCGTTCTAATGAATCGGGTTACCATTATTTTATTGCCTCTTTACAGCCAAAAGATGTTGAAGGCTGGATTAATCTTGGTGTAAAGGCGGTTTCGGCAGTTATTTATAACCCATTAAATGGTGAAAGTGGTAAAGCGAAAATCAGACAAGCAAATGGACGTACTCAGGTATATGTTCAAATTAAATCGGGTGAGTCTGTAATCTTGAAAACATTCACAAACGATGATGTGCAGATGGCCGATTGGCAATATACAGTACCACAGACTGTAGGGCTGACAATTGATAATAACTGGAAACTTCATTTTGTTCAAAGTAAACCTGAAATAGATGATGTTTATAATATTGGTAAGTTGTGCTCATGGACTGAGTTGAATGAACCTAAGGCGAAGGTAAATATGGGAACTGGTGTTTATAGCGTAAACTTCAACCTTCCGGCAATTGCAGCAGAAGAATGGGTGCTTGATTTAGGTGATGTAAGAGAAAGTGCCCGCGTTAAAATCAATGGTAAAGAAGTTGCAACACTTTGGTCGGTTCCTTTTACTGCTAAAGTTGGAAAGTTTCTGAAACATGGTGAAAATAAGATTGAAGTAGAAGTAACTAATCTACCGGCAAATCGTATTGCTGATTATGATCGTCGTGGCATTGAATGGAGAAACTTTAAAGAAATAAACTTGGTTGATATTAACTATAAATCAACTAAGTATGGTAATTGGGAGGTTGTACCTTCTGGCTTACTGGGACCGGTGAAGCTTATTCCGGTTAACTTGATTAATAAATAG
- a CDS encoding RNA-binding protein: MGAAGNKKPKKAKDKSKVKSEYQLEQATAAVGGKHKK; the protein is encoded by the coding sequence ATGGGAGCTGCAGGAAACAAAAAGCCCAAAAAGGCAAAAGACAAGTCAAAAGTTAAATCTGAGTATCAATTGGAACAGGCTACTGCTGCTGTTGGCGGCAAGCATAAAAAATAA